The genomic DNA GTAGCTGATAGACAAAGACGAAAACTGATGATTCGTTCGGCAGCTTTAAAGAACAGCCTTGGTGGGCGAGTGGTCGTTGAAAGGGTTGAAAGTGACATCGATGCATTGTTACGCTTTTGATGGGACATCGTGTTGCGTGAACGTTGCCAACTAGATAATATTACGGTGTACAAAAGAATCGTCGTAACATCGTGAAAGGAAATCTATCAGTATTACATAGCCACGTTAAAAGTGCAATTACTCTCCGACACGATAAGCCACCATAGCCTACAGAGCGTCAGTAAAGGACGAGTGAGCACGACGACGGCATGACGAACCTCCAGAGAGTGCACGTTGGTGCTAAAGCTTCGAAGCCTCACTTGCTccacttttcctttgtcaATAAGATGGGGATCAGCGTCATTCCATGTAGCTGGGATAGCCACGTCCGGAGAATCATTCGTATGCGCTAAAATTGTAAATGTGCCTGTCAAAATTGAGCCTTCAACGTCGGCGTTACTTTCTTTCTGGCGTGATAGGACGCACACTGTTCCTCCAATATGGGCAAGAACGTCACACTGGATGTGATTTGCTTCATGATTTCCCTGATCTCCCCTTGAACTTCCTTTTctgtcttctccttttttttactACCGGCGGATTTGGGTGGACCACCAGGTAGAGGGGCGAGAGCTGACTCGTCCGTATAAATGTCAAATTGCCATCGTTCAAGTGTTTCGCCTGTTTCAACCGACTTGATGGCAAGGACAATACGAGATaaagatgaggagagtAGCCATTCTATAAAGGATGTAAGTGACGTATTCGTGGGATGCGAGACAGCACATACCTTGGACCTGATTGAGGACAGTAGAGATGTATTCCTTGAGTTCTTCGTCCGCTGTCACAAGCATGGGCAAGCCGTACTTTTTTACCATCCTAGAGTAAAGCTAAGCTCTGAAAGTGAAGAGTGCCTCTGAATACGCACCTAAAGTCATCTGAAGGGTATACGCCTCGTTGATAAAGGATGCTGTTTGGGTGTGAGTGCTTACCAGCGGGGGGAGATTGATAGGTACCTGTTTACGCTATATTCGAAGAACTCTGTCACGAGGGCTGTTGACCCTTTGAGGGTGATTGCTTGGTTTGTCCTTGTTGCTTGTTTTTGCGCCATTTTGTAGGCCAGAAAGTGGAAATGAAATTGAAACGAAAAGAATAAACATCATGTCTGTCAACGAAAAGCAGTCACCAGTGGTGGACAAGCGAAAACGGCGGCCGCGGCGGCGGGTGGGTCATCACGTGATGTTCCCACGTGGAATTGTCCTTCGCGTTCCGACGACttgctcttttttttttggcatACTACTCTACTCTCGTCactaaaaaaaaaaccagCAATCTCAAATGTCAGCCATTGCAAGAGCAGCGGCCAGAGTTAGGCAGCAAAACACAACCCCACTTCAgcgccctcttcttctccagcgaAAACCCGTTCTCACTCACACCCTCGCTCTCCATGCATCTCCCCTCAAGCCATCCCTTGCAACTTCCATCACATCTCCCAACTTTCAACAATCATTCCAGAGGAGATGGGCTTCTGCATCAGCCACGGCAGAGGAAGGggccaaggaggaggtttgGCCCCAGAGGAAGCTGCCCGAGCTTACTGAGACCGATAAGTTAAGGTTGAGACGTCAAAGGAACGTCGGTATCTCGGCCCATATTGACTCTGGTAAGACAACTTTGACTGAGCGAGTACGTGCCGATGTTTTCCCTCGAGCCATCCATTCATCTCACTAACAATGCTCCAGGTACTTTATTACACTGGTCGGATTCGAGATATCCACGAGGTTCGAGGTCGTGATGCTGTCGGTGCCAAGATGGACTCTATGGAGCTGGAACGTGAAAAGGGTATTACCATCCAGTCTGCTGCCACTTTTGCCGATTGGGTTGCTCCCAAGCCTCCTACAGAGTTAAAAGAAGGTGAAACCGTCGGCAACACTGACAAGCAAAAGTTTgccatcaacatcatcgACACTCCGGGTCACGTCGACTTTACCATTGAAGTCGAGAGAGCGTTGCGAGTGTTGGACGGTGCAGTGTTAGTGCTTTGTGCTGTTTCTGGTGTTCAGAGTCAGACAATCACCGTAGACAGGCAAATGCGAAGGTATAATGTCCCCAGGCTGGCATTCATCAACAAGATGGACCGAGCTGGATCCAATCCCTTCCGTGTTATCGGTCAACTTCGGGGCAAGTTAAAGATGAACGCCGCTGCCGTCCAGGTCCCTATTGGATCTGAAAGTGACTTTGCCGGTGTCGTTGACATTGTCAGGATGAAGGCCATCTACAATGAAGGTGTCAAGGGGTGAGTCAAAATTCTCTTTCCATAGATGCCTCAACTGATCCTTGATTAGTAACCAAATTGTTGAGACCGACGAGATTCCCGAAAGCGTTCGCGCTCTTGCTGAAGAGAAGCGTGCAGAGCTCATCGAGCAGCTTTCCGAGGCTGATGAGACTCTGTGTGACCTTTTCCTCGACGAGGCTCCTATCACCCCTACCGATATCGCCCAAGCCCTTCAACGAGCTACCACCTCTCTCCGTTTCACCCCCGTCTTCATGGGCTCTGCCATCAAGAACACTGGTGTCCAGCCTCTCTTGGACGGTGTCTGTGCTTACCTTCCCAACCCCAGTGAAGTCCAGAACCAAGCTATGGacgccactcttcctgCTCACGCCCCAACTATTCCCCTTGTCCCCGCTACCGATGCGCCTTTGGTCGGCTTGGCTTTCAAGCTCGAAGAAGGCAGGTACGGTCAATTGACCTACATGAGGGTGTACCAAGGAGAGTTGAAGAGGGGTTCCATGATCTACAACGCCAGGACAGGTAAGAGAGTCAAGGTCCCTAGGTTGGTGAGGATGCATGCGGACGAAATGGAGGACGTCGATGCTGTTGTGGCTGGTGAAATTTGTGCGATGTTTGGTGTGGAATGCTCCTCCGGCGACACGTTCACCGACGGTTCGTCCACTTACACTATGGTACGTCGAGTGGTGCTAAAACGTGCGAATCAAAAGTAACCCAAGATAGACTTCCATGTTCGTCCCCGAGCCTGTTATTTCCCTTTCTATCCGGCCTGAAGGAAACGAAACTCCCAACTTCTCTCGTGCTCTTAACCGATTCCAGAAGGAGGATCCCACTTTCCGTGTGCACGTTGACTCTGAGTCTCAGGAGGTATGTCCTGCATCTCGAGGAGAAACCCTCGTGACATGGCTAATTAATGGCACAGACTATCATTTCTGGTATGGGTGAACTACACCTCGACATTTATGTTGAACGTATGAAGCGGGAATACAATGTTGCCTGTGTCACGGGTAAACCCCGTGTTGCTTTCCGAGAAACCATCACCGAAGCCGCCAAATTCAATTACACCCACAAAAAACAGTCTGGTGGTTCTGGTCAATTCGGTAGGGTCATTGGATCCATCGAGCCCATGGAGACCGATCCCGACACTGGCAAGGATACTGCCTTTGAGAACAGGATTATCGGTGGTAACATTCCCAACCAATTCATCCCTGCTATTCAGAAGGTGAGCAGCAGCAATAAGGGTCATTAAAGTGAAGTGATATCGCCCAGTACTGATATAATCGTAGGGTTTCCAAGAGGCGCTTGACAGAGGTCTTATCACCGGCCATCCTATTACGGGCTGTAAATTCGTCCTCGATGACGGTTCTGCCCATGCTGTTGATTCGAACGAACTTGCTTTCCGTCTCGCTGCTATTGGTGCTTTCCGAGAAGCCTTCAACAAGGCCAGGCCTGTCGTCCTTGAACCTGTCATGACCGTCGAAATCGTCGCCCCTATCGAGTTCCAGGGTAACGTCATTGGCGCCATCAACCAACGCAAGGGTACTATCGTGGACACCGAAGTTAGAGATGACGAGTTCACCTTGACAGCCGAGGTGGCTTTGAATGACATGTTTGGTTACTCAAGTCAATTGCGTGGTATGACTCAGGGTAAGGGAGAGTTCTCAATGGAGTACAAGAACCATCAGCCTGTCCTTCCAAACATCCAAAAAGAGATGGCTGAGGCATtcaggaagaagcagcttAGCAAGTAGGCTGCCGATGTAGTGGTGATTAAAAATACCCCGTAAAAGATAGATTGGTTTAGATACCAAATTGGATTTAAGTTTATTTTGTATCCTGCATAGCATAGCATATGATCTTGGGCATGACATCTCCCTTCTCAGTGTCTTCAAATTCCTCTCGCATGATGCCTGCATAAGTAACGCAATAAATAATACATAATATAAAGTTTATATAGCTGACAACAACGAAGTCTATTTGTCATATCTAGATGATACAAGGTATGTACAGAGTTGAGAACTCGAACGCTCACATCTGTTGCTGGACCCTATCCGGAAGTTGTTTCTCGTATAGTTTCAGTAGTCTAAAACGCTCATCAGCGTTTCCTATGGGAAGTGCAAACCAAAGGGCACTCACAAATCCATGCCATCCTCCAAGGGCGAAGTGACGAATCGATGTACCATGATAGGCAGTTGCGCATTTGCGGCGTTGATTTTCGGTACCCAAGCCATAGCCTCCCCAGTCGCTTCGCCAAGTAACCTAAGCCTCGGCACAGGCAACGGCCTTTGCCCTTCCAAACGACGACGGAAAGCAAGTGCAGCGCCAATGCACTCTTGATCTTTCTCATGTGATGTCGCATGACTCCTGTCCTTTGCTGTACCACCATCTCCACGTCGCTTTGCTTTCGTAATCTGCTCTTGGTCAAGTCCTTTGATTAATTTGTCGAATGTTTTGTATACCTGTTCGAAGAAATAGGGCATGATAGCTATGTCCAGGTCGCCATCACCCCAGACAAGATCAAAGTCGTATACGAGAACTGGAGGTTTTGATTCTTCAATGGAATCCATAGTCATTGTCTGAGACAACAATTAGTAACCGAATTTGAATCGAGCGATTGATTTAAGACTCACCATGAGAGGCAATGACGCGATCTCCTTTCGGCCATGGGCGGAAGCTGCTTGTATTGATTCCTCAAGGTTTCTAtgcttcttcacctctcgAGCTGCTTTTACGCCATCACTAGATACCCACTTCACATAGCTCACTAATAGATTCAAGTCCCTCTTAGGTAAGTTTTCCGCGGTAAGCTGCCTTTCCAGGTCTGCTTCCACCTTCCCCATCGTAAAACGATAGAAATCGCCGCGATGATCATCAGTGGGCGGTGAGTTGAAAAGGCCAATGTCAACACCGCCGAGGTCGAAGCGCATATTTTGGGCAGTTTTGACAGTGCTCGTTGAAGTCAACGTTTGGCCAGTTTTCCGAGCCGTGTGGAGGATTGCGGCAGCCATGGGGGAGGGCTCTGTCGACTTGCGCAATCGCTTGCTCTTATAGGCGGAAGAGCGATGACATGCCATTCTTTCTTGGGATTCGATAGTGTTAGAGAGGGAGTAGAATTTGCTGACAAGAGATGGGATCGAGAGTAATCGGATAACTGAACGAAAAACGCCAGCCTTAACCGCAAAAGAAAGTAAAACTTGAGAACTGGGGTCCTGAGCAAAGGCTTGCCAATCATCCGCTAGAGTGACAGTGGCAGGATCAAGGCTATGATGCTTGTTAGCATGACAATTCTTTAAAGTGCAAATGGATATACTTACGTGAAACGGATCACACTAAGTTCCTGTAAAGACAAATTACTGCTCAGAGTACCAGCGTTGATAGACATATTCAGCACTGTTGGGTCGTCGGGCGCCCCGCCTCGCGAGGACTGACGAGCGGTGCGGAAGATTAAGCTCTCGCTGCGAATTTCCCCTGAAATATCGCCTTTAGCCGTGATCTGGGTCACACCTAAATCTAATTCTAATTCTGCCTTCACACCATTTGACGAAGTCCGAAGGACTACTGGAGTCATTTCCAGTTTAGCATTGGTCACGCCGATATTGGTATCAAAGTCGACAGTCCGGAACCGTACAAGAGCACTGACAGTAACTTTCGGGATCGAGGCGGTGTGAATGGAGGGGGAGCTGGAAGATGCCTCGCCTAAAGGTGGTCTGCTCGGGAGCTCGAGATTGGGAGCGTTATCAAGCCACACGGCAGCGAAAGCCAACCATGCACTAAATTGTTCTAGTCTAAACTGCGCCGAAAGCAAAGAGTCAAGCACAATAGACAGATACTTGCGACCTGTGAGACTTTCGAAGCTGTAATCAATGGAGAATGCCATATCTTTTGCGCCGGCCTCAATACAGCTCTTGCCCTCCGCAAACTCGTGCCGGAGATATGCCCTCACACCAGATACTGTTCCGGCCACGGTGGCTTTGCTTCCATCGCCAATTATGGTGCTGGCAAAAAAACCGCCGCTTTTCCATTTTAAGTCGACATAGGCGTTGGAATCAGGTGCACAAGATAATCGTAGTTCTGATTTATCGATCCGTAGGGTAACGCTTACCTGGACCCGAGTTGATACTGTTCGGGTTATGGGACGACGTGACAACCCCTGAGGGACAGCAGGTGAAACCTCCATAGGCATTTTAGGTGAGGTATCCAGGGGTGTCGATTGAGTTCGTTTGGCCTTTCTCCCCAAGCGATTGGCAAtctgaaggaagaaggggagtaTAGTAGGCCGGAGGAGATTCCGGCTTTCGTGGACAGCCTTGGTCTTTGTCAGCAAGGAGCTTACAAGGAGATTACGACACTTACGAGGTTAAAAAGAAGTGACccatcaccttcatcctGTGGAAAGAGCGGTACCTCATCCTTTGGCCCTGTATACTCCATCCAAAGTGACACGGCAGGCAATACTACCGTATCATGCCATCCTCTGCCCCTTCTCGTTTCTGAGCTCAACGTTGCCTTTTCCGTATCGGACAGGTCTCTGTGCAACTCTACCGTTCCACTGTTAAAAGTGAAGGAAGTCCGGACCATAATCCTTTGCGACTGTCGTCTGGCGGAAGGTGATGCAGGGCTTTCATACTTGGACGCTATTGTCTCTTTAGCGTGCCCTGCGACCTCAACCTTGTACTGGGCTTCCACCTTTGCtattttttcctttcctcgcTCAAATAGCTCAACAAGTTGAATGACATCGTCAGAAATATCCGGCGACAGGGTGAGCTTGAAGTCTGAAGCAGAACAATGGGCGGAAAGGTGCCATGCTTCATGAGTTGAGGACATCTCCGCCTCACTTTCAATGGATGGGACGACCATACAATTCTTAGAGCCATGGAAGTCGCTCGTGAAATGTTCTGGAAGGCTTTGATCAAACCTAAAAGCGATATATCAGCAGCGTATTATGTACAAGTCACTCCCACTTACCTGTCGATGAACTGTAATGCCATGTTCTGCAATCTGAATCTCGCAGCCTCGTTGTGCCTATTATGAAAGCTAATGACACGAATCGAGTAAAGCAATGCAGGTACATCGCTTTTTCTGCAGTCTTCAATGACAGCGCCTTCCACTAGCGGTATTGCCACTCCTATGCCCCCGATCTCAACAGTCAACAATCGATTAGCCAACCAAGAGATCTCCGAACGATTCACATGCTCAGCCGACTCGAATCTTTTCAACACTTTCGTTGTCCGCTGCTTTACTTCGGCCATCTCTCGTGCGCGGTGATCCCGCAAAATATAGAGATCGGATGACCAGCTCTTGAGGAGATCGGTCAGCTCGCTGAGAGCCTCGACATGCATGACTGTGCGCACGTGACTGAGATGAATAATGAGTTGTGACGTCAATAAGGGAGTGGCTGGAATCTCTTCCACTTCGACGTCTAGAGTCATGGATGCAGTGCGTTGCCGGCGGAATGGTTCTGTATCATTGCTGACATACCCGTCATCCAAATGTCCCAGTGACAAGCTGAAATGGTCAACTTTTGCACGCCAATGAAGGCCATTACCATGATGATATTGATTAGTTGCTCGTCCCTTAGCAGCTAAAGCCTCAAATACGATAGTCGCGGGAACGTCGTCCGCGCGGAGGCCAAATCGGACGCCATCAACACGTACGTGCACGTCATAGAGTATCTTGTTCAAACTGACCTTCCGAGCTCCTGGTGAGGGACTCCGCCAACCCTTCTGCGCATGCAGTTTCTCCTTCGCCTTACGAACATCCTTCCGCCAATCGTTCACTAGATGATTAATGTCATCCTGGAGATTTTGATGTAGCGAAAGTAATCGGTCAAGAATCGCGGGTCTAAGCACACCCGAAAACAGCCCAAGCTGGAGGTTGGCAAAAACATGAGGTTTGTCTTGCAGATGTCGATGATTACCGATGATGGCAACCGAAGGAAGAttcaaagatgatgattcaCTACTCTTGCTCCTGCGAGAATAGTAGGCCCCGACCACTTGTGGCGCGACCTTGACAG from Cryptococcus neoformans var. neoformans JEC21 chromosome 3 sequence includes the following:
- a CDS encoding mitotic spindle checkpoint-related protein, putative, with the protein product MAQKQATRTNQAITLKGSTALVTEFFEYSVNSILYQRGVYPSDDFRMVKKYGLPMLVTADEELKEYISTVLNQVQEWLLSSSLSRIVLAIKSVETGETLERWQFDIYTDESALAPLPGGPPKSAGSKKKEKTEKEVQGEIREIMKQITSSVTFLPILEEQCTFTILAHTNDSPDVAIPATWNDADPHLIDKGKVEQVRLRSFSTNVHSLEAMVAYRVGE
- a CDS encoding elongation factor g 1, mitochondrial precursor (mef-g-1), putative, with amino-acid sequence MSAIARAAARVRQQNTTPLQRPLLLQRKPVLTHTLALHASPLKPSLATSITSPNFQQSFQRRWASASATAEEGAKEEVWPQRKLPELTETDKLRLRRQRNVGISAHIDSGKTTLTERVLYYTGRIRDIHEVRGRDAVGAKMDSMELEREKGITIQSAATFADWVAPKPPTELKEGETVGNTDKQKFAINIIDTPGHVDFTIEVERALRVLDGAVLVLCAVSGVQSQTITVDRQMRRYNVPRLAFINKMDRAGSNPFRVIGQLRGKLKMNAAAVQVPIGSESDFAGVVDIVRMKAIYNEGVKGNQIVETDEIPESVRALAEEKRAELIEQLSEADETLCDLFLDEAPITPTDIAQALQRATTSLRFTPVFMGSAIKNTGVQPLLDGVCAYLPNPSEVQNQAMDATLPAHAPTIPLVPATDAPLVGLAFKLEEGRYGQLTYMRVYQGELKRGSMIYNARTGKRVKVPRLVRMHADEMEDVDAVVAGEICAMFGVECSSGDTFTDGSSTYTMTSMFVPEPVISLSIRPEGNETPNFSRALNRFQKEDPTFRVHVDSESQETIISGMGELHLDIYVERMKREYNVACVTGKPRVAFRETITEAAKFNYTHKKQSGGSGQFGRVIGSIEPMETDPDTGKDTAFENRIIGGNIPNQFIPAIQKGFQEALDRGLITGHPITGCKFVLDDGSAHAVDSNELAFRLAAIGAFREAFNKARPVVLEPVMTVEIVAPIEFQGNVIGAINQRKGTIVDTEVRDDEFTLTAEVALNDMFGYSSQLRGMTQGKGEFSMEYKNHQPVLPNIQKEMAEAFRKKQLSK